In Rattus rattus isolate New Zealand chromosome 3, Rrattus_CSIRO_v1, whole genome shotgun sequence, one genomic interval encodes:
- the LOC116896302 gene encoding uncharacterized protein LOC116896302 isoform X3: MARRLRLAAPGAAARPRRSLAGATEVPGVTGPERRRNGRSGPAASVARAGRERPPDTAGCSVDHGLELLKTQKKENVERWNELGG, encoded by the exons ATGGCTCGCCGCCTTCGCCTCGCAGCCCCGGGCGCGGCCGCTCGCCCTCGCCGCTCGCTCGCAGGTGCGACGGAAGTGCCCGGCGTCACCGGCCCGGAGCGACGACGCAACGGCCGGTCTGGGCCTGCAGCCTCGGTGGCCCGGGCCGGACGGGAGCGGCCGCCGGACACAGCCG GCTGCAGTGTAGACCATGGACTGGAGCTATTGAagacccaaaagaaagaaaatgttgagaGGTGGAATGAGCTTGGtggttga
- the LOC116896302 gene encoding uncharacterized protein LOC116896302 isoform X2 — MARRLRLAAPGAAARPRRSLAGATEVPGVTGPERRRNGRSGPAASVARAGRERPPDTAVYSYLTWRQNTMTGKQAWNKAGDTSRQKTGRGCSVDHGLELLKTQKKENVERWNELGG; from the exons ATGGCTCGCCGCCTTCGCCTCGCAGCCCCGGGCGCGGCCGCTCGCCCTCGCCGCTCGCTCGCAGGTGCGACGGAAGTGCCCGGCGTCACCGGCCCGGAGCGACGACGCAACGGCCGGTCTGGGCCTGCAGCCTCGGTGGCCCGGGCCGGACGGGAGCGGCCGCCGGACACAGCCG TCTACAGTTACTTGACTTGGAGGCAGAACACCATGACCGGGAAACAGGCATGGAACAAAGCAGGTGACACCAGCAGACAGAAAACGGGCAGAG GCTGCAGTGTAGACCATGGACTGGAGCTATTGAagacccaaaagaaagaaaatgttgagaGGTGGAATGAGCTTGGtggttga
- the LOC116896302 gene encoding uncharacterized protein LOC116896302 isoform X1: MARRLRLAAPGAAARPRRSLAGATEVPGVTGPERRRNGRSGPAASVARAGRERPPDTAVYSYLTWRQNTMTGKQAWNKAGDTSRQKTGRGYRSKIIDFPKAYSQMPAHSKALHFHNLIVHQRIRPEIAQRPHDMISPQSSALT; this comes from the exons ATGGCTCGCCGCCTTCGCCTCGCAGCCCCGGGCGCGGCCGCTCGCCCTCGCCGCTCGCTCGCAGGTGCGACGGAAGTGCCCGGCGTCACCGGCCCGGAGCGACGACGCAACGGCCGGTCTGGGCCTGCAGCCTCGGTGGCCCGGGCCGGACGGGAGCGGCCGCCGGACACAGCCG TCTACAGTTACTTGACTTGGAGGCAGAACACCATGACCGGGAAACAGGCATGGAACAAAGCAGGTGACACCAGCAGACAGAAAACGGGCAGAGGTTATAGAAGCAAGATAATAGATTTCCCAAAAGCCTATTCCCAAATGCCTGCTCACAGCAAGGCCCTACATTTCCACAATCTAATAGTCCATCAAAGGATTCGTCCagagatagctcagagacctCATGATATGATCTCTCCCCAAAGCTCTGCACTTACCTAG